In a single window of the Mycobacteriales bacterium genome:
- a CDS encoding DUF6104 family protein — MYFTDRGIEELSSRRGAETVSLEWLAEQLRAFVDLNPDFEIPVDRLATFLARDDEDD; from the coding sequence ATGTACTTCACCGACCGCGGGATCGAGGAACTCAGCAGTCGACGCGGCGCCGAGACCGTGAGCCTGGAGTGGCTCGCCGAGCAGTTGCGCGCCTTCGTCGACCTCAACCCCGACTTCGAGATCCCGGTCGACCGGCTGGCGACCTTCCTCGCCCGCGACGACGAGGACGACTGA
- a CDS encoding anti-sigma regulatory factor, with product MPIREDQPVSEEPETTEAGTGDVVEIRLPANSAYLSVLRTATAGLAARLDFTLDEIDDLRIAVDEACALILPDTVPGSELACRYTLNGATLHVAVSAKTRSGQTPGRSSFAWTVLSALGGDVEVNTDQDDRVTIALRKHRSARP from the coding sequence ATGCCGATTCGGGAGGACCAGCCAGTGAGCGAAGAGCCCGAGACCACCGAGGCGGGTACCGGGGACGTCGTCGAGATCCGGCTCCCGGCCAACTCCGCCTACCTGTCGGTGCTCCGTACGGCGACGGCGGGCCTCGCCGCCCGACTCGACTTCACCCTCGACGAGATCGACGACCTGCGCATCGCCGTCGACGAGGCGTGCGCGCTGATCCTGCCCGACACCGTGCCGGGCAGCGAGCTGGCCTGCCGCTACACCCTGAACGGCGCCACCCTGCACGTCGCCGTGAGCGCCAAGACGCGTTCCGGGCAGACGCCCGGCCGGTCGTCGTTCGCCTGGACCGTGCTCTCCGCGCTCGGCGGCGACGTCGAGGTCAACACCGACCAAGACGACCGGGTCACCATCGCTCTCCGCAAGCATCGCAGCGCGAGACCGTGA
- a CDS encoding diacylglycerol kinase family protein — protein sequence MRALLVVNPQATATTRRGRDILARALGSEVRVDVAQTLGRGHAIALARQATSDKVDLVVALGGDGTVNEVVNGLLANGVCPQVPALAVVPGGSANVFSRALGAPHDPIEATSAILDALRAGRSRRVGLGRADDRWFTFNAGFGFDAEVIARVERHRRAGRGASPGLYVRSAVGEFFLGADRRHPRLTLHRPGDDPIDALYFAIVSNTSPWTYLGNRPVNPTPGASFDGGLDLFAMRSMHTVRVLRVAYQALRRRPRPRGRYQLRLHDAVDLTLTAGEPVGLQVDGDYVGQRRSVRFTAVPDALRVVA from the coding sequence ATGCGCGCGCTGCTCGTCGTGAACCCGCAGGCCACAGCGACGACGCGGCGCGGACGCGACATCCTGGCCCGGGCCCTCGGGTCCGAAGTCAGGGTCGATGTCGCGCAGACCCTCGGCCGGGGCCACGCGATCGCGCTGGCCCGCCAGGCGACGTCGGACAAGGTGGATCTGGTCGTGGCCCTCGGCGGTGACGGCACCGTCAACGAGGTGGTCAACGGGCTGCTGGCGAACGGCGTCTGTCCGCAGGTGCCGGCGCTCGCCGTGGTGCCCGGCGGGTCGGCCAACGTCTTCTCCCGCGCCCTCGGCGCGCCTCACGACCCGATCGAGGCGACCAGCGCGATCCTCGACGCCCTACGCGCCGGCCGATCGCGCCGCGTCGGGCTCGGGCGGGCCGACGACCGGTGGTTCACCTTCAACGCCGGGTTCGGCTTCGATGCCGAGGTGATCGCCCGGGTGGAGCGGCACCGGCGGGCCGGCCGCGGCGCCTCCCCGGGTCTCTACGTCCGGTCCGCCGTCGGCGAGTTCTTCCTCGGCGCGGACCGGCGCCATCCACGGCTGACCCTGCACCGGCCCGGGGACGACCCGATCGACGCGCTGTACTTCGCCATCGTGTCGAACACCTCACCGTGGACATATCTGGGCAATCGCCCGGTCAACCCGACGCCCGGAGCGTCCTTCGACGGTGGACTCGACCTGTTCGCGATGCGCTCGATGCACACGGTGCGGGTCCTGCGGGTCGCCTACCAGGCCCTCCGCCGTCGACCCCGCCCCCGGGGTCGGTATCAACTGCGGCTGCACGACGCGGTCGACCTGACACTCACCGCCGGCGAGCCGGTCGGGCTCCAGGTGGACGGCGACTACGTCGGCCAGCGGCGCTCGGTGCGCTTCACCGCCGTCCCCGATGCCCTGCGCGTGGTCGCCTGA
- a CDS encoding rhomboid family intramembrane serine protease, with protein MVIPSYDRNPARRVPIVTWALIVANIVVFVLSPLARAPFTSESTAQLCGQQAFVYHWGAVPWELTRNQALPFTVGPPAGRNACLTVKPTYHKYPALSSLTSLFLHAGWLNLLGNMVFLFLFGGTVEDRVGRVRYLLLYLLAGVVSTYIFAFTLGGSTLPLVGASGAIAGLLGAYLVKFPRAKAAGLMGFLYFLPGWLPAWTLLALWFGLQAVYARGWGMTGGGGTAILVPVVGFVFGMIAAAVFVPRRQYGGYRQRRAY; from the coding sequence GTGGTGATTCCGAGCTACGACCGGAACCCGGCCCGCCGGGTCCCGATCGTCACGTGGGCGTTGATCGTGGCGAACATCGTCGTGTTCGTGCTGTCGCCCCTCGCCCGGGCCCCGTTCACCAGCGAATCCACCGCGCAGTTGTGTGGGCAACAGGCGTTCGTCTACCACTGGGGCGCCGTGCCGTGGGAGCTGACACGCAACCAGGCGCTGCCCTTCACGGTCGGCCCGCCGGCCGGTCGCAACGCCTGCCTGACCGTCAAGCCGACGTATCACAAGTACCCGGCGCTGTCCTCGCTGACCAGCCTGTTCCTGCACGCCGGTTGGCTGAACCTGCTCGGCAACATGGTCTTCCTGTTCCTCTTCGGCGGCACGGTGGAGGACCGCGTGGGGCGGGTGCGCTATCTGCTCTTGTACCTGCTGGCCGGGGTCGTCTCGACCTACATCTTCGCCTTCACCCTGGGCGGCTCAACGCTGCCGTTGGTAGGCGCCTCGGGTGCCATCGCCGGCCTGCTGGGGGCCTACCTCGTGAAGTTCCCGCGGGCGAAGGCCGCCGGGTTGATGGGGTTCCTCTACTTCCTCCCGGGGTGGCTCCCGGCGTGGACCCTGCTCGCTCTCTGGTTCGGGTTGCAGGCCGTCTATGCGCGGGGCTGGGGGATGACCGGCGGCGGCGGGACCGCGATCCTCGTGCCGGTCGTCGGATTCGTGTTCGGCATGATCGCCGCGGCCGTGTTCGTGCCCCGGAGACAGTACGGCGGATACCGGCAGCGCCGGGCCTACTGA
- a CDS encoding RNA polymerase sigma factor SigF yields MTASSNGATEPGSNYDRDHARDLFARLASSPDDSAEHRVFRDELVEMHLPLVEYLARRFAGRGEPLDDLVQVGTLGLIKAVDRFDLDREVEFSTYATPTVVGEIKRHFRDKGWTIRVPRRLQELRAAISAATADLTQDLGRSPTVRELAAKLKVDEEEVLDGLESANAYAAMSLDTSSSEDVPSVADTLGVEDEALTGVENRESLKPLLDTLPDREKRLLALRFFQNMTQSQIAAELGISQMHVSRLLSRTLATLRESLLRED; encoded by the coding sequence GTGACCGCCTCCTCCAACGGAGCAACCGAGCCCGGATCGAACTACGACCGAGATCACGCCCGCGACCTGTTCGCCCGGCTGGCGTCGAGTCCGGACGACTCGGCGGAGCATCGCGTTTTCCGCGACGAGCTGGTCGAGATGCACCTGCCCCTGGTCGAATACCTGGCCCGCCGGTTCGCCGGCCGCGGCGAACCGCTCGACGACCTCGTGCAGGTCGGGACTCTCGGGTTGATCAAGGCCGTCGACCGGTTCGACCTGGACCGCGAGGTGGAGTTCTCCACCTATGCCACCCCGACCGTGGTCGGCGAGATCAAGCGACACTTCCGCGACAAGGGCTGGACGATCCGGGTACCCCGCCGACTCCAGGAGCTCCGCGCCGCGATCTCCGCCGCGACCGCCGACCTGACCCAGGATCTGGGCCGGTCACCGACCGTCCGGGAGCTGGCGGCCAAGCTCAAGGTCGACGAGGAGGAGGTCCTCGACGGGCTCGAGTCGGCCAACGCCTACGCCGCCATGTCGCTGGACACCTCGTCCAGCGAGGACGTCCCGAGCGTCGCCGACACCCTCGGCGTCGAGGATGAGGCGCTCACCGGGGTGGAGAACCGGGAGTCGCTCAAGCCGCTGCTCGACACGCTGCCGGACCGGGAGAAGCGGCTGCTCGCCCTGCGCTTCTTCCAGAACATGACGCAGTCCCAGATCGCGGCCGAACTCGGCATCTCCCAGATGCACGTCTCGCGGCTGCTCTCCCGCACCTTGGCGACGCTGCGCGAATCGCTGCTGCGCGAGGACTAG
- a CDS encoding S26 family signal peptidase — protein sequence MRWPLMTVLVAGPSMVPTLRHGDAVLVRRGDGVRPGDVVLARFTQRPDRLVVKRAVRRFQDGWWLEGDNAWGSDDSRSLGTGDVLGRVVLRYGPLRRGASRAGLRRSVS from the coding sequence GTGCGCTGGCCCCTGATGACGGTGCTCGTGGCGGGTCCGTCGATGGTCCCCACCCTGCGGCACGGTGACGCGGTGCTGGTACGGCGTGGTGACGGCGTACGGCCGGGTGATGTCGTCCTGGCGCGCTTCACGCAACGCCCGGACCGGTTGGTCGTCAAGCGCGCGGTCCGCCGGTTCCAGGACGGCTGGTGGCTGGAAGGGGACAACGCCTGGGGGAGCGACGACAGCCGGTCGCTGGGCACCGGCGACGTGCTCGGCCGGGTGGTGCTGCGCTACGGGCCGCTCCGGCGGGGGGCCTCGCGGGCCGGGCTGCGCCGCAGCGTCTCGTAG
- the rfbC gene encoding dTDP-4-dehydrorhamnose 3,5-epimerase: MQTRQLAIDGAWEFVPDQHPDDRGVFANPYLADEVARAVGHPMALAQTNHSVSRRGTLRGVHYAMVPPGQAKYVHCPRGAALDIVVDIRVGSPTFGRHDTVRLDTVDLAAVYVGEGLGHVVVALEDDTVISYLCSTGYEPGRERGVSALDPALGLRIPPDLDLVLSDRDRAAPTLAEAQTAGVLPRYDDCLAFYETLRRSPAREAPRRSGP; this comes from the coding sequence GTGCAGACCCGACAGCTGGCGATCGACGGTGCCTGGGAGTTCGTCCCGGACCAGCATCCGGACGACCGCGGGGTCTTCGCGAACCCCTACCTCGCCGACGAGGTGGCCCGGGCGGTCGGCCATCCGATGGCCCTGGCCCAGACGAACCACAGCGTCTCCCGCCGGGGCACCCTGCGCGGGGTGCACTACGCGATGGTGCCGCCCGGGCAGGCGAAGTACGTCCACTGTCCGCGGGGCGCCGCACTCGACATCGTGGTCGACATCCGGGTCGGTTCACCGACGTTCGGCCGGCACGACACGGTGCGCCTGGACACCGTCGACCTCGCGGCGGTCTACGTCGGCGAAGGGCTCGGCCACGTCGTCGTCGCCCTCGAGGACGACACGGTGATCAGCTACCTGTGCTCGACGGGATACGAGCCGGGCCGGGAGCGGGGAGTCAGCGCGCTCGATCCGGCGCTCGGCCTGCGGATCCCCCCGGACCTGGATCTGGTGCTCTCCGACCGTGACCGCGCCGCGCCCACGCTGGCCGAGGCGCAGACCGCGGGGGTGCTGCCGCGCTACGACGACTGCCTGGCGTTCTACGAGACGCTGCGGCGCAGCCCGGCCCGCGAGGCCCCCCGCCGGAGCGGCCCGTAG
- a CDS encoding GNAT family N-acetyltransferase, with product MSVTVRRVGPADIPAVVALVHDLARYERAAEQCKLTDDQLSRSLFSDRPALFGHVGEVDGEVVGFALWFLNYSTWTGEHGIHLEDLFVRPEHRRSGLGRALLTELARICRSAGYTRLEWGVLNWNVDAHRFYRSLSAEPMDDWTGWRLSGDRLAELAEQ from the coding sequence GTGAGCGTGACGGTACGGCGGGTCGGGCCCGCCGACATCCCGGCCGTGGTGGCGCTGGTGCACGACCTCGCCCGCTACGAACGCGCCGCTGAGCAGTGCAAGCTCACCGACGACCAGCTGAGCAGGTCGCTCTTCAGTGACCGGCCGGCGCTGTTCGGTCATGTCGGCGAGGTCGACGGCGAGGTGGTCGGGTTCGCCTTGTGGTTCCTCAACTACTCGACCTGGACGGGTGAGCACGGCATTCACCTGGAGGATCTGTTCGTCCGCCCCGAGCACCGGCGCAGCGGCCTGGGCCGTGCCCTGCTCACCGAGCTCGCCCGGATCTGCCGGTCCGCCGGCTACACCCGGCTGGAGTGGGGCGTGCTGAATTGGAACGTCGACGCGCACCGCTTCTACCGGTCGCTGTCGGCCGAACCGATGGACGACTGGACCGGCTGGCGACTCAGCGGAGATCGACTGGCCGAGCTCGCCGAGCAATGA
- the sodN gene encoding superoxide dismutase, Ni: protein MRLFHLLTPTTVAYAHCDLPCGVYDPAQARIEAESVKAIQEKYQGNDDPAFRTRALIIKEQRAELVKHHLWVLWTDYFKPAHFKAHPELHQLFNDATKQAGASGGKGSVDPKDGQKLLDQIDKIAEIFWETKKAA from the coding sequence ATGCGGTTGTTCCACCTGCTCACCCCGACGACCGTCGCCTATGCGCACTGCGATCTGCCGTGCGGGGTATACGACCCGGCGCAGGCCCGGATCGAGGCCGAATCGGTCAAGGCGATCCAGGAGAAGTACCAGGGCAACGACGACCCGGCGTTCCGTACCCGTGCGCTGATCATCAAGGAACAGCGGGCCGAGCTCGTCAAGCACCACCTGTGGGTGCTGTGGACCGACTACTTCAAGCCGGCTCACTTCAAGGCCCACCCCGAGCTGCACCAGCTGTTCAACGATGCGACCAAGCAGGCCGGCGCGTCCGGCGGCAAGGGCTCGGTCGACCCGAAGGACGGCCAGAAGCTGCTCGACCAGATCGACAAGATCGCCGAGATCTTCTGGGAGACGAAGAAGGCGGCGTGA
- a CDS encoding histidine phosphatase family protein, which produces MTHPLDPQQTPAGTAQHPVPAGSSVGEFPVGKVLVIRHGETEWSASGRHTSVTDVPLTARGIEQARGLAGRLASRRIVRVVVSPRRRARDTAELAGLLDPVVDPDAAEWFYGAYEGRTTEEIRRDRPGWTIWTGDPPGGETAAEVRTRADRLLTSIRPFLADGDVAIVGHGHFGRVLTARYLGFPVPAGAHFLLGPATLCTLGTEHDAPTIDTWNLPPLTEEAP; this is translated from the coding sequence GTGACCCACCCGCTCGATCCGCAGCAGACCCCGGCCGGCACCGCGCAACACCCGGTGCCGGCCGGGTCGTCTGTCGGCGAGTTTCCGGTCGGCAAAGTTCTCGTCATCCGGCACGGCGAGACCGAATGGAGCGCGTCGGGTCGCCACACCAGCGTCACCGACGTCCCGCTGACCGCCCGCGGGATCGAGCAGGCACGTGGACTCGCCGGTCGACTGGCGTCGCGGCGCATCGTCCGGGTCGTCGTCAGTCCCCGTCGACGGGCGCGCGACACGGCAGAGTTGGCCGGCCTACTTGACCCGGTCGTCGACCCGGACGCGGCCGAGTGGTTCTACGGCGCTTACGAAGGCCGGACCACCGAGGAGATCCGCCGCGACCGGCCCGGCTGGACGATCTGGACGGGAGATCCGCCTGGCGGGGAGACCGCCGCCGAGGTGAGAACGCGCGCCGACCGGCTGCTCACGTCGATCCGCCCATTCCTGGCCGACGGCGACGTCGCGATCGTCGGACACGGCCACTTCGGCCGGGTGCTCACCGCCCGCTATCTCGGTTTTCCGGTGCCGGCCGGTGCCCACTTCCTGCTCGGACCCGCCACCCTCTGCACACTCGGCACCGAACACGACGCACCCACGATCGACACCTGGAACCTCCCGCCGCTCACCGAGGAAGCACCGTGA